agaaagaaagaaagaaagagaatgagtgagtgagtgagtgagtttgtgagtaagtgagtgagtttgtCTTTGCGCCACCGCCTGGAATCCTCGCAGTGTGTAACATCAAATCTCGCGTTGCAGGTTCTTCGCGCCGCCCTTCGCGCCTCCAGGATGGGTGACGGCAGCAGCTCCCGCCCCCTCAAGATCACCGTGGTGGGCGACGGCACCGTGGGCAAGACCTGCCTCCTCATCTCCTACACGTCGGGGGAGTTCCCTGTGGTGAGTGGCGGGCGTGGCTCGAAGGATCCCAGGGACTGACTTtttcttcgctcctcctcctcctcctgctgctgctgctgctgctgctgctgctgctgctcctcctcctcctcctcctcctcctcctcctcctcctcctcctcctcctcctcctcctcctcctcctcctcctcctcctcctcctcctcctcctcctcctcctcctcctcctcctcctccccattcacctccaccaccaccatctcctccttctcttcctcttcttcctcttcttcctcttcttcctcctcctcctcctcctcctgctccccattcacctccaccaccaccatttcctccttctcttcctcttcctcttcctcttcctcttcctcttcctcttcctcttcctcttcctcctcctcctcctcctcctcctcctcctcctcctcctcctcctcctcctcctcctcctcctcacttcctcctcctactactgctactactattgttactgctgctgttgttattgctactgttgtagtaatagttgtttCAATAGaaatattatcactaatatgaCTAATGATCTTAATTTTGaattaattatcttaattattattattccgttgttatcagcatcgtcatcgccattgtcattatttcatcttcatcatcattatcaccaccaccgccaccaccatcaccaccaccaacaccatcaccaccaccaccaccattaccaccaccaccaccaccattaccaccaccaccaccattaccaccaccagcaccatcatcatcatcatcaccaccaccaccatcaccatcaccaccatcaccattagtattaccatcaccaccaccaccaccatcatcaccaccaacaccatcaacattactattaccatcaccaccaccaccaccaccaccaccaccaccgccaccaccaccatcatcaccaccatcaccctcaccaccatcactattacttttaccatcaccataaacaccatcatccccaacaccatcaccaccaacaccattactattaccatcaccatcaccaccaccaccaccaccaccattactattaccatcaccaccaccatcagcaccatcaccattactattaccatcaccaccaacaccatcaccattactattacactcaccatcaccatcaccaccatcacaattatcatcaccaccaccaccaccatcactaccatcatcaccaccaacaccaccatcaccattactattaccatcaccaccaccagcaacaccaccaccatcaccattactattaccatcaccaccaacaccaacaccatcaccaccaacaccaccaccatcaccattactattaccatcaccaccaccaccaccaccatcatcatcatcatcatcattatcatcatcatcaccaccaacaccaccgccattactattaccatcaccatcaccaccaacaccaccaccattactattaccatcaccaccaataccattaccattactcttaccaccaccaccaccactaccaccatcaccaccacatcaccattactattaccattatcaccatcaccaccaccactaccaccatcaccaccacatcaccattactattaccattatcaccatcaccaccatcaccaacacatcaccattactattaccataatcaccgtcaccaccaccactaccaccatcaccaccacatcaccattactattaccattatcaccgtcaccaccaccactaccaccatcaccaccacatcaccattactattaccattatcaccatcaccaccaccactatcaccatcaccaccacatcaccattactattaccattatcaccatcaccatcaccaccactaccaccatcaccaccacatcaccattactattaccattatcaccatcaccaccatcaccacatcaccattactattaccattatcaccatcaccaccaccactaccaccatcaccaccacatcaccattactattaccattatcaccatcaccaccatcaccaacaacaacaacaataataacagatacaactagagagcgcatacctccgccaaggcaacggggtcactgatgcaatgaagaAATTCACACTTTAAGAATTGCAttcaaatcacctctttctcaaacgCACTGGTGACGACGTCCTTAAATATAACTCCCTTTTAGGAGGTAATAATGGCAgcgctaataataatagttatcctgATTGCCAAGGCAATAGAGGTAACCGGTGCAATAATTAaacaaatcctggatccggatcaccatcaaaatttaatggcatctaagcggGGCTAAGATTTACCTCTGGTAACAATTTCTTTCAAATCTGGTCTTAACTTTTTGAGCCATCCTgttaaaccaaccaaccaacaaaccgaCTAAtgaacgctaccaaaaacatgacttccttggcggaggtaataataataacagcaccaatacctccaccaccaccgccacctccacctccatgaACACCATAATCAGCATCGTCATTTTCTAAGCATCATGCCATTACCTGCTATCAGGTAATGGCTGCCTAAGGTAAGTTTACCTTAGGCAGCAACAAACAGTCCACAATTCCGTAGTGAGAAATTATGAAGCCAGTCAGTGAAAGGACCCTTCTCTGGGGCATTGGGCGCGTATACCATGTCTTCTtttcatggtgtgtgtgtgtgtgtgtgtgtgtgtgtgtgtgtgtgtgtgtgtgtgtgtgtgtgtgtgtgtgtgtgtgtgtgtgtgtgtgtgtgtgtgtgtgtgtgtgtgtgtgtgcgtgcgtgtgcgtgtgtgtgtgtctgtgcgtgtgtgtgtgcgtgtgcgtgtgtgtgtgcgtgtgcgtgtgcgtgcgtgcgtgcgtgcatgcatgtgtgtgtgcccgcgcacgtgtgcgtgttcgcgtgcatgcgtgtctgtgtgcgagcgtgcgctAATAAGTAATCACTATAATTAACGGAGAAAAATGTCTTCCATCACAGGAATATGTGCCAACAGTGTTCGACAACTATGCAGGTTCTCACACAGTAGAAGGGCGATCCTATGCTATGACGTTGTGGGACACAGCAGGACAGGAAGAGTACGAGAGATTGCGTCCACTCTCTTATCCCGGGGTAAGACAGGGTTAATTATCCTGTTGTGTTATTCATTTGCAGTTCAACAAAAGAATCATTTGCAGTTAACAAGTtgtaaaataacatatatacgtTATGTAAACTAGGTTGGCTGTTACATGTTATATATTGAGCTATCATTTTAGGAGCTTATAAAAGGCCATTCTTTCTCAGTAGGAAACTTACTGATGATTTTAAGTTAACCTGAcactgtttttatatttatatatgtttgaagAAAATTTAAAAGACAAGGATTGCAGAGACACtaattgatatataatgatattaatgcccTTGCTTGCCCAACAGACACATGTGTTCATAGTGTGTTTTGCGCTGGACAATCGTGCCAGTTTTGAGAATGTATCATCGAAGTGGCTGCCAGAGCTAAAACAGCATTGCCCAAAAGCACCAGTGGTCCTTGTTGGTtagtttttcattatttctcatcTTGCattataaaaccaatctttaagACTTTGTTTCACATTGTTCTTCCTTTTGATGTATAAAGCATATGATTGTTCCTGCAAAGTTGAAGTAGTATATTGATTTGTATTTTAGCATAAGCTTTGTGTATTaatagtgatatatatttttgataggtACTAAAAAGGATGTGAGGAACCTGAATGTCCTGAGTCCAAGAGATGGGAAGAAGCTTTGCAAGAAATGCAGCCTCTCAAAGTATGTAGAGTGCTCTGCAAAGACACAGGAAGGAGTGCAAGATGTCTTCACATATGCAACAATGGCTGCTGTAGGTTTAACACCAAGGCAACGACCCTGTGTCATTATGTAGTATCAgctctataattattgttataaaactTCTGCCAACTCAGAGTAGGGCAGGCAAATAATGTATTTGACATGTTTTTGTAGAAATTGTCCAGAAATCATGTGAATGTCACTTGTTGATTATAACAATACTCAGTTGAGGATTTTCTTTCTGCTATATTGGAGTTCAGTATTCAAAAAGTATGaacaaaattatttatattttcaggtAAGAAAATGTTGAATATTTTGTAAAAAATGTATGTacaaaagacagatagaaaagaaagttTATGGTGTATTACCATTTGTATATTTTCTGGTTAGTAACAAATTAGAAAACAACTTGATATAAtggaaaatatatttctaattattCATTGCATTATGATTCAGTGTTTAAAACCTACAAGTTTCaaagatttttatttgtttgttaatgaAATTTAATGTTCAGTGagaagtttattatcattatgcttgtaAGGAAGTACATAAActtgttatgatgataagaacTTGGTTGAATATGTTGTTGCAGTTGGTTTAAATGGAAATACAGAAATGCATAAACTGCTTTTTATTGGTCACAGCATTTTTTACAAATGattgttgcttttttatcataataaaattGTAAAAGGGTTTCAATGGTTCTTCATAGGTTAATTTCTATGTTTACTGTCATTTGGATTAAAGACTAATTGTATTCATGCTTTGATAACCTCGGAAGTTACCAAGACTAATTATATGTCTTCTATATGGATTTTCTGTTGTTTATATTTagataatggaaaataaaaaattaaaagtatACGTATGTATCTTAGATGTGTGTCAGAGCAACATCAGTTCAGCAACTATGGAGAAATGGCTAGGTAAAGTAAAGGTGGCCAAATGTTCTTTCAGAActgaattatttatttgttttagaaaCATAGAAAATCTTTAGAGTAgtagtttctgttttcttttcatgcCAGACTAGACAGAAGTAGGACTTTGGAAGATATGCagtgcatatacatttttttttttttagtggtagCAAAAGGGAccaaatgtatatgatatgataaacaATGTAAACTTTGTTTTGCATTTGAAAAGACaagctatatatttattatctattagatGTAAGAAAAATGGTCACATGATTGGTATGTTTCCATACTTGATACAATTATAAGAATACCAAAAACAGAATTTTGCTTTACCGAGACTAAAGCATATGCATACTTTTAGCTAGTGGCCTTGATTCAGGTAATGCCTTTAGAGCATTATAAATATCCATTTCATTAACACTGCACCTGAAGAGTAGATTAGTGTAGCTTTGGCATTACTTTTTGAAGagattagaaaatatatatattatatatagagaaaacGAATGTCACTGATGTAAATTTTACCAATTAATTTAGGTATTTAGATGTAACAGGTCATATTTCAGTTACCAAGGACATCCTAATGGAGAAATTCAGAATTCTTATGTATGTACTTCCactgatatgataaatatataatgcagTCAAAGAAAAAGTTGGGATATTACTGCTTTCTTGTGACAGAAATGCATTTTCTATCATACAAACAGATCACTGAAATGATTTTGTTGGTCTTTTGGATAAACAAATACTATTCATCAGGACAGTGGAAACACAATAGTGccttataacaatttatatattaatttgcaTTTTAATTCAGTAGCCTAGTTCTCTTCCATTTAGTCAGCTGTAGTATGAATAATTGTTATATAGATGCAACTGCTAAAATTTTGTTCAGTAATTAATGAGAAGTTTATACATG
The DNA window shown above is from Penaeus vannamei isolate JL-2024 chromosome 12, ASM4276789v1, whole genome shotgun sequence and carries:
- the LOC113811749 gene encoding ras-related protein ced-10, coding for MGDGSSSRPLKITVVGDGTVGKTCLLISYTSGEFPVEYVPTVFDNYAGSHTVEGRSYAMTLWDTAGQEEYERLRPLSYPGTHVFIVCFALDNRASFENVSSKWLPELKQHCPKAPVVLVGTKKDVRNLNVLSPRDGKKLCKKCSLSKYVECSAKTQEGVQDVFTYATMAAVGLTPRQRPCVIM